A part of Paenibacillus antri genomic DNA contains:
- a CDS encoding DedA family protein, producing MEFEALLADFGYAALFLAFCLGIVGLPIPNEVVVMSGGAVSSEGLLLPVPAFLMAFGGICCGLTVGFVIGRYVGLPILKRFSARGPKFEKNIERAQQLVGKYGSAALLFTYFIPFLRNLMPYVVGANAMKYRTFALYAYTGAFLWTAIFFLVGYFTGSNVAWEAWE from the coding sequence GTGGAGTTCGAGGCATTGTTGGCCGATTTCGGCTATGCGGCATTATTTTTGGCTTTTTGCTTAGGGATCGTCGGACTTCCGATTCCGAACGAGGTCGTCGTCATGTCGGGCGGCGCGGTGTCCTCGGAGGGGCTGCTGCTTCCGGTTCCTGCGTTCCTCATGGCGTTCGGCGGCATCTGCTGCGGACTGACCGTCGGCTTCGTCATCGGCCGGTACGTCGGATTGCCGATCTTGAAGCGGTTCAGCGCAAGGGGACCCAAATTCGAAAAAAATATCGAGCGGGCGCAGCAGCTCGTCGGTAAATACGGAAGCGCCGCGCTGTTATTCACGTATTTCATTCCGTTCCTTCGCAATTTGATGCCGTACGTCGTCGGCGCCAATGCGATGAAATACCGGACGTTCGCGTTGTACGCATATACCGGCGCGTTCCTATGGACGGCGATCTTTTTCCTCGTCGGTTACTTCACCGGATCCAACGTTGCATGGGAAGCATGGGAATAA
- a CDS encoding YfhD family protein, giving the protein MGRGNNKQSVDNNESQMPQAPKYDVRDRGAASETEFAQELGDRYEVERKQGFPATGVRRKRK; this is encoded by the coding sequence ATGGGCAGAGGCAATAACAAGCAGTCCGTGGACAATAACGAGTCCCAGATGCCGCAAGCGCCGAAGTACGACGTGCGCGACCGCGGCGCCGCTTCGGAAACCGAGTTCGCGCAGGAGCTCGGGGACCGCTACGAGGTCGAGCGGAAGCAGGGCTTTCCGGCGACGGGCGTTCGAAGAAAAAGGAAGTAA
- a CDS encoding sugar phosphate isomerase/epimerase family protein — MKLSVFTVATPDLTPAELIPVAKEAGLDGLEWRYTSTAPERRNEAPSFWGNNLCTIDPATTTDEELDALAETVRGHGLTTAALTPYLTAGDVEGTERAMRHAARLGAKAIRVGVPRYDRTADYNELFAKAVAYLESVETLSEKYGVKGLVETHHMTITASASLAHRLVGRFSPEHVGVLYDPGNLIHEGYENYRMGLELLGPHLAHVHVKNAGWFPGETAGAPWTCRWVAMDRGIVDWKQVLADLKSVGYDGWFGVEDFSGTHDTKTMLATYATWFRSLAEQA, encoded by the coding sequence ATGAAGCTATCCGTATTTACGGTCGCGACGCCGGATTTGACGCCGGCCGAACTGATCCCGGTCGCGAAGGAAGCCGGACTGGACGGTTTGGAATGGCGGTACACGTCTACTGCTCCGGAGCGGAGGAACGAAGCCCCGTCCTTCTGGGGCAACAACTTATGTACGATCGATCCGGCGACGACGACGGACGAGGAACTGGACGCTCTCGCGGAAACGGTCCGCGGCCATGGGTTGACGACGGCGGCGCTGACGCCGTATTTAACCGCCGGCGACGTCGAAGGGACCGAACGGGCGATGCGCCATGCGGCGCGGCTCGGAGCGAAGGCGATCCGCGTCGGCGTACCGCGGTACGACCGCACGGCCGATTATAACGAATTGTTTGCGAAAGCGGTTGCGTACCTGGAATCGGTCGAAACGCTGTCGGAGAAATACGGCGTGAAGGGACTCGTCGAGACGCATCACATGACGATCACCGCCAGCGCTTCGCTAGCGCATCGACTTGTCGGCCGGTTTTCTCCGGAGCACGTCGGCGTGCTGTACGACCCCGGCAACTTGATCCACGAAGGCTACGAGAACTACCGCATGGGATTGGAGCTGCTCGGACCGCACCTCGCTCACGTACACGTGAAGAACGCGGGTTGGTTCCCGGGCGAAACCGCCGGTGCGCCGTGGACATGCCGGTGGGTCGCGATGGACCGGGGCATCGTCGATTGGAAACAGGTGCTCGCCGATCTGAAGTCGGTCGGGTACGACGGTTGGTTCGGCGTCGAGGATTTCAGCGGCACGCACGACACGAAGACGATGCTCGCGACGTATGCGACATGGTTTCGCTCCTTGGCGGAGCAAGCGTAA
- a CDS encoding Gfo/Idh/MocA family protein: MNQVRIGIVGMGNMGWGHAKYLTEGKVKGAVLTAVSDLFESKRRQAKETFGEGLATFESAEELFASGLVDAVLVATPHYDHPECAILAFRHGLHVLVEKPAGVYTKQVRLMNEAAAASGKVFSIMYNQRTNPIYMKLRDLIASGELGEIRRTNWIITNWYRSQSYYNSGGWRATWAGEGGGVLINQDPHQLDLWQWTIGMMPTRVRAFCHFGKYRDIEVEDDVTAYVEYANGATGVFVTTTGEAPGTNRFEVTGDRGKIVIEDGKLTFWRLRVSEPEFNATYTGGFGQPECWKCDIPIHGTSPEHMGITQNFVDAILNGAPLIAPGEEGIKGLTLSNAMHLSTWTDNWVDLPIDEELYYELLQERIRASTFKKPEASGDKVLSVGGTFNS, encoded by the coding sequence ATGAATCAAGTCCGAATCGGCATCGTCGGCATGGGCAACATGGGGTGGGGCCATGCGAAGTACCTTACGGAAGGCAAAGTGAAGGGCGCCGTATTGACGGCGGTCAGCGACTTGTTCGAATCGAAGCGACGGCAGGCGAAAGAGACGTTCGGCGAAGGGCTCGCGACGTTCGAATCCGCGGAGGAGCTGTTCGCCTCCGGCCTCGTGGACGCTGTGCTCGTCGCGACGCCGCACTACGATCACCCGGAATGCGCGATTCTCGCGTTCCGCCACGGGCTCCATGTCCTCGTTGAGAAGCCGGCAGGGGTATATACGAAGCAAGTGCGCCTCATGAACGAAGCGGCGGCGGCGAGCGGGAAAGTATTTTCCATCATGTACAACCAACGCACGAACCCGATCTATATGAAGCTGCGCGATCTGATCGCCTCCGGCGAGCTGGGGGAAATCCGGCGGACGAACTGGATCATCACGAACTGGTACCGTTCGCAAAGCTACTACAACTCGGGCGGCTGGCGCGCGACGTGGGCGGGCGAAGGCGGCGGCGTCTTGATCAACCAGGACCCGCATCAGCTCGATCTGTGGCAGTGGACGATCGGCATGATGCCGACCCGCGTCCGCGCGTTCTGCCATTTCGGCAAGTACCGCGACATCGAGGTCGAGGACGACGTAACCGCCTATGTCGAATACGCGAACGGCGCCACCGGCGTGTTCGTGACGACGACCGGCGAAGCGCCGGGCACGAACCGGTTCGAAGTGACGGGCGACCGCGGCAAGATCGTCATCGAAGACGGCAAGCTGACGTTCTGGCGTCTGCGCGTGTCCGAGCCGGAATTCAACGCGACGTACACGGGCGGCTTCGGGCAGCCGGAATGCTGGAAGTGCGACATTCCGATTCATGGGACCAGCCCCGAGCATATGGGCATTACGCAAAACTTCGTCGATGCGATACTGAACGGCGCGCCGCTCATCGCTCCCGGAGAAGAAGGCATCAAGGGGCTTACGCTGTCGAACGCGATGCATCTGTCCACCTGGACCGACAATTGGGTCGATCTTCCGATCGACGAAGAGCTGTACTACGAGCTGCTGCAGGAGCGTATTCGCGCTTCGACGTTCAAGAAGCCGGAAGCTTCGGGCGACAAGGTGCTGAGCGTCGGCGGCACGTTCAATTCTTAA
- a CDS encoding Gfo/Idh/MocA family protein, producing MVQKNDGMNYAPQGKPKPVVGSGEFVFAATALEHGHIYGQCNGLVEAGGTLKWVYDPDPKKVEAFAAKYPGVQVARSLDEILQDADVRLVAGAAIPSDRCALGLTVMKHGKDYFTDKTPFTSLEQVEAAREAAAATGQKYMVYYSERLHVESAVFAGQLIADGAIGRVVQVIGTGPHRLNAPSRPDWFFKKAQYGGILCDIGSHQIEQFLFYAGCSDARVASSKVANYHNKDYPELEDFGDATLVGDNGATNYFRVDWLTPNGLGTWGDGRTIILGTEGYIELRKYIDIAREKSGDHLYLVNGEGEKHLSLRGQVGYPFFGELILDCLNRTEKAMTQAHAFKAGELCVRAQLQAERVE from the coding sequence ATGGTGCAAAAAAACGACGGCATGAACTATGCCCCGCAAGGGAAACCGAAGCCGGTCGTCGGTTCGGGCGAATTCGTCTTCGCCGCGACGGCGCTGGAGCACGGGCACATCTACGGGCAATGCAACGGCTTGGTCGAGGCGGGCGGCACGCTGAAGTGGGTGTACGACCCCGATCCGAAGAAGGTCGAAGCGTTCGCGGCGAAATACCCGGGCGTACAGGTCGCTAGATCGTTGGATGAAATATTGCAGGACGCCGACGTCCGTCTCGTGGCGGGAGCGGCGATCCCTTCCGATCGATGCGCCCTCGGCCTTACGGTTATGAAGCATGGCAAAGATTACTTCACGGATAAGACGCCGTTCACTTCGCTCGAGCAGGTGGAGGCGGCTCGCGAAGCCGCGGCCGCTACCGGCCAGAAGTACATGGTGTATTACAGCGAACGGCTGCACGTCGAGAGCGCGGTGTTCGCGGGGCAGCTCATCGCGGACGGCGCGATCGGGCGCGTCGTGCAGGTGATCGGCACGGGGCCACATCGGTTGAACGCGCCGTCGCGGCCGGACTGGTTTTTCAAGAAAGCGCAATACGGCGGCATTCTGTGCGACATCGGCAGCCATCAGATCGAACAGTTCTTGTTCTATGCAGGCTGCTCCGACGCGCGGGTCGCGTCGAGCAAGGTCGCGAACTATCATAACAAGGATTATCCGGAGCTGGAGGATTTCGGCGACGCGACGCTCGTCGGCGACAACGGCGCGACCAACTATTTCCGCGTCGACTGGCTGACGCCGAACGGACTCGGCACGTGGGGCGACGGCCGGACGATCATCCTCGGCACCGAGGGCTATATCGAGCTTCGGAAGTACATCGACATTGCGCGCGAGAAGTCGGGAGATCATCTGTACTTGGTCAACGGCGAAGGGGAGAAGCACTTGTCGCTCCGCGGCCAGGTCGGGTACCCGTTCTTCGGCGAATTGATCTTGGATTGCCTGAACCGAACGGAGAAGGCGATGACGCAGGCGCACGCGTTCAAAGCCGGCGAATTGTGCGTCCGGGCGCAGCTGCAAGCCGAGCGGGTAGAATAA
- a CDS encoding AraC family transcriptional regulator, with the protein MRPVELGHRKDHPLEMTFHSHPYYEIFFFHSGRCNYVIGPNVYSLSPGDLILMHGMTLHTPNPDTRVPYVRSMIHFQPEFLHEFMNRKYIAPLLRPFEELRNYRLQTGARKDEVERLLADMAALQDSPEERAYERFLLRFIDLLYVVGELCRSPMAADAVDGVRSEREHHVQRVIDFIESHYAEDFSMEDVERELHVSRHYLARVFKAWTGWTVFQFLYQRRINQAKTLFLVDGELSVSEVSERVGFKHLSHFSRVFKQWEGCAPEQYKRSLAASPRSWRS; encoded by the coding sequence ATGAGACCCGTAGAGCTCGGACATCGGAAAGATCACCCGTTGGAGATGACGTTCCATTCGCATCCTTACTATGAAATTTTCTTTTTTCACAGCGGACGATGCAATTACGTCATCGGGCCGAACGTCTACTCGCTGTCGCCCGGCGACCTCATTTTGATGCACGGCATGACGCTGCACACGCCGAATCCGGATACGCGGGTGCCGTATGTGCGGAGCATGATTCATTTCCAACCGGAGTTCCTGCATGAGTTTATGAATCGGAAATATATCGCTCCGCTGCTGAGACCCTTCGAAGAGCTGCGCAATTACCGGCTGCAGACCGGGGCGCGGAAGGACGAGGTCGAGCGGCTGCTCGCGGATATGGCGGCGCTGCAGGACTCGCCGGAGGAGCGCGCCTACGAGCGGTTCTTGCTGCGATTTATCGACTTGCTGTACGTCGTGGGCGAGCTGTGCCGCTCGCCGATGGCGGCGGACGCCGTCGACGGCGTCCGCTCGGAGCGGGAGCATCATGTGCAGCGCGTGATCGACTTCATCGAGTCGCATTACGCGGAGGACTTCTCGATGGAGGACGTGGAGCGGGAGCTGCACGTCAGCCGACATTATCTCGCCCGGGTGTTCAAGGCGTGGACCGGCTGGACCGTGTTCCAGTTTCTGTATCAGCGCCGGATCAATCAGGCGAAGACGTTGTTCCTCGTCGACGGCGAGCTGTCCGTCTCCGAAGTGAGCGAGCGCGTCGGCTTCAAGCATCTGTCTCACTTCAGCCGCGTCTTCAAGCAGTGGGAAGGCTGCGCGCCCGAGCAATACAAGCGGTCGCTCGCCGCCTCGCCTCGTTCGTGGCGGAGTTGA
- a CDS encoding DNA-binding response regulator, with product MLLFEEQFEAWHRGHVEASAGERRRRLKEKYGDAEKLFLRNVWFPAFKSLDGLFPEHEVLDAEGKTRFMDHAYIAPGFLWGFEVDGYGPHLRDIDRRQFADERRRDVSLKALGWRIARFAFDDVNEKPWVCRRLLEMILGGSAKEREGNAESFSKDRVIRHAMALGGTISIREARGLLGQSDKPTLALLRALVRDGLLEPCSEGAQRVHRYRLRKEALAEYWGTHPYRSPKK from the coding sequence GTGTTGCTGTTCGAGGAACAATTCGAAGCTTGGCATCGGGGACATGTCGAGGCGAGCGCGGGAGAGCGTCGCCGGCGGTTGAAGGAAAAGTACGGGGATGCGGAAAAGTTGTTTTTACGCAATGTGTGGTTCCCGGCGTTCAAGTCGTTGGATGGTCTGTTTCCTGAACATGAAGTGCTGGATGCGGAAGGGAAGACGAGATTCATGGACCACGCCTACATCGCGCCGGGTTTCTTATGGGGGTTCGAGGTGGACGGGTACGGACCGCATTTGAGAGACATCGATCGGCGTCAGTTCGCGGACGAGCGCAGAAGGGATGTGAGTTTGAAGGCCCTTGGTTGGCGAATCGCGCGGTTTGCATTCGACGACGTCAACGAGAAGCCTTGGGTTTGCCGCCGGCTGTTAGAGATGATTTTGGGTGGATCGGCGAAGGAGAGGGAGGGGAATGCAGAAAGCTTCAGCAAGGACCGCGTCATTAGGCATGCGATGGCGTTGGGAGGGACGATTAGCATAAGGGAGGCCCGGGGACTCCTTGGACAGAGCGATAAGCCGACGCTTGCCCTGCTTCGCGCGCTGGTCCGCGATGGCTTGCTTGAGCCATGCAGCGAGGGGGCGCAGCGGGTGCACCGGTACCGTCTCCGCAAGGAGGCGTTGGCGGAGTACTGGGGGACACATCCGTATAGGAGTCCGAAGAAATAA